The Arabidopsis thaliana chromosome 5, partial sequence genomic interval ATCTATCAAATGTTCATTTTCTGACCTGGTTGACCTCCGCTAAGTACCGGACTTTCTACTGGTTCCACCACACAAACCTATAAGATCAAGATTGTAACCGAGTTATTAAAAACCgagtttttggttgtttttaaGCGTTAGTGAAAGTTTTTGTACCTTGATGTCTTTGTTCTGCTCCTTGAGGAACTTCCCTACTCCAGTAGCAGTTCCACCAGTCCCTACGCCAGCGACCAATATATCTACTTTCCCGGCTGAATCTCTCCATATTTCCGGTCCCGTGGTTCGGTAATGAATCTGCAAGATACAAACTTGTGTTCAATGAAGACATAGAGAGACTAAAAGCATATACATAATTGTGTTGGATgcatgatattattttatcaacctCGGGGTTTGCAGGATTTTCAAATTGTTGTGGAATGTAACCACCAGGAGTTTTGCTTAAAATCGCTTCAGTTTTCTCCAACATTCCTTTAAGGCCTATGCGCTGGTCCGAGAGATGAAGCTCTGCACCTAGTGCCCTCAGAATGATTCTTCTCTCTAAGCTCATAGTTGAAGGCATCACAAGGATCACTTTATAGCCTCTTGCAGCTCCCATGCAAGCTAAACCAATCCCGGTGTTACCAGCAGTTGGCTCTATCAATGTACTctataatcaaaaacaattaaattccATCTATGTattctttataaattatgGAGAAACTTTTATGATAACTTTAAATGTTCATATTAACCTTTCCGGGAGTAATCAATCCTTTGTCTTCTGCATCTTTGATCATACTATACGCGATTCTGTCTTTGACGCTAGAACAAGGCTCCATCATCTCAAGCTTCGCAGCGATACGAGCCACGCAACCATCAACAACATTGTTCAGATACACCATTGGTGTGTTACCAATCAACTGCacaaacatagaaaaagaTTTTAGACATGTTCTTTGTATCATAAAAAAGCAAAGTGatacatatataagaaattagaGATTATTACTTCAGTGATATCGTTCTTGATCAAGCACCGATCTTCCATGTTGGTCTGTTTTCTGAAACTAttgaaaaatcaatatttggGTACCAACTACTAAAGAACAAAATGGATTTATGAAGTCCAATAACCATAGAATAAGATTCAAGAATCTAGACACAAAGCACAAAATACTCAATGGTCAAAGTTTGCTAACAGACTCTATTTACAATGCACAAGTAAGATTCAAGAACAATCTTGgcaattttttggttatattgtttcataactaaaatttttaatatggaACTTCTAAACTCTAAAGTAGATaagagacaaaataaaaatttagtaaaGAACAGTGAAAACTAGATAAATTTGAtaccaaaatcaagaaatgatAGTAAGACTAAATCAGAAcgaacaagaacaaaaaaaaaaaagtcgtaCCTTTGCGTTTAAACGAATTATTAGTGAAGAAGACAAGGCTGTATTCTAGATTAGGATATATAGAGACTACCCTACTTTGCATGTGGTGCACACTGAACGATGTTGAAGTATGAAGACGAGTTTATGTCATCATTCTTGTATAATAATGTTAAAAATTTGACATCTAAAGAGTTTTTGTCATATTGCGTAATGAGAGCATCCAATAGttgtattttgttattaaaacaaaatctgcaGATAAACATTTAACACtattattaaaatgtttaagaGCATTATATTGTCCTTTTCTCTAGTACTAATCATGTGTTACTTATCCGAACGATCGAATAATATTACACCTAAGTGGTCACAGATCAATTTTTTAACCACATGATTTTCTTaacacaaatcaaattttcataacCACatgctttttcattttatagaATACAATGTGTCGTTATAGTAAGTTAGTGACACAATTTGCTTGCATTGGTTGCCCAAATTACTTGAAATTGcagaaaagtttttttttttgtatgaatgtaaaattatattcaacaaaaaactgttttacaaAAGATGTAACattaagaataaaaagaatgaaaaaaacagaactacTTAGACAGTCTTGGGAATACAGTTTTGATTGGCCGCCTTCAAGCTTGGCAATGCCCAATTGGTGAATGGTGCTGAACATTTTGATCAATgatttttggagatttttgcttcttttttctttggacaactgtttaaattttcttttttgtagaAACACACTTAAACATGTTCTTGACCAAGTGTAGTTAGCTCAATTGATAATTATCCTAGGTGAAATTTAGAGGTCGCCGGTTCGAGTGACACTTgggacgaaactaatattacatgttgtGGTTTCGGGCCTGGAAAGATTATGAAGTTCGGTACAAAACCTTCtggtattcaaaaaaaaaaacaacatgttTTTGAAATGTTAGGTccgaagaaaacaaataatcaaaaactataaacataGAAGAGTCTCTCGTTTGTGCGGAGGGTTGTGGTATGTGTTTATTGAAGAAGACTCGGTACACATGAATTAGGGATTAAACCGGATTCGGTTCCGGATTTATTGAAGACCGTTAGTGAGTTAACAGAGTTAGCTAAAAGCTCTGTATCAAAACAAGCTCTAGTTAATGTGTTTGTATctaattttcaattcaattacAAACAAGAGTCATGAGTGTTGATGTAGGGATCACACAAGTACGATGTTTCTCTAGGAAGAGTTAAAGAATCCGTCTCGGTTAACAGGCCGATGACTAGACGAGAATTTCTTGACTAAGGGACGTGGTATTGTGACGGAATGATCGAAACAGGATGAGATCGGCGATGTGTAGACAAGGCGAGGTCTTGGAGACGAGGTGAGGTCTTGAAGATGAGGCGAAGTCTTGAAGACGAGGTGAGGTCTTGAAGACGAGGCGAGGTCTTGAAGACGAGGTGAGGTCTTGAAGACGAGGCGAGGTCAATGGTTGTACTGCTGTCCTTTCTCTGTGTCAGCGGGAATTGCGCATTTCCTTTCATTCCTTTCCATTCTTGTACTTATAGGACCTGTCCTTTTAGGGTTTCCTTTTTATGCTTGTAAGTCTTTACCACTTTTTCCACTCTGCACAGTACATCTGTCCTCTTTGCCCTCTTCCTTTGGTCGATGGAACACTCCAGATCTTTTCTATCACTTACTGGGCTTGGTTTGGGCTTATTATGTTCATGGGCCAAAACCGACCATTAACAATGAGTAAGATTTAACGTTTGATTGTGACGGTCTAGCGATCGgattatatcaaaattagtTAATGAACAACTTATAATTGATCATCAAGGAATATGTAACTCTTATTGATTTTACAATGACCTacaataatcaaaatgtaaCCTTGGTACCAACATCTCTTATTGAATCCTACGTTACTACTACTCATTCAACTGGCAAATTCTCAGCTTCATATCTGACTGACTCGAACAATTCAGTCGATAAATAACGTTCTCCTCCACTAGGAAAAATAACCTACAAACCATACAATGATCGCGATATTTAATAAACCAGGTTTGATTTCGGTTACTTCAAAGCTTATGGTCACTCTTAAGTCAAAGACTAAGCTTACCACAATGAGTTTCCCTACGTTTTCAGGCCGCTTTGCAACCTTTAACGCAGCCGCAGCTGAGGCTCCAGAGGATATTCCAACCTGCCAGATGAATGATCGCGTTTATCAAAAACTCCGATTTTTTAGTTACTTATTTGTAACGAAAAAAGAACGTTAAAACCAATGGTACCAATAATCCTTCTTTGATAGCAAGAAGCTTGGTTGTTTCAATAGCTTCCTCACCAGTCACCTAGATTAAAAGATTGCATATCTCAAAATATTGTTTCGCGATTGAGAAGTCGACAATCTAAGCTACTTACTTGAATGATTTCATCAACAATGCTTAAGTCCAAATTGGCTGGAATTTCACCAGAGCCTATTCCTTGGATCAAATGTGGACCTGTTGATCAAGAATCATCAATGATGGATAGAGATAATCAAGTATtccaagaaaataatgatgTTTATTCCTCACCTGGTTTTCCTCCGCTGAGTACCGCACTTTCGGAAGGTTCCACCACACAAACCTATTATCAAgattgtaagaaaattatgttaaaaataagATCCTATTTCCTATGGTTGTTTTCAAGaattattgaagttttgaacCTTAAtatctttgttcttttctttaagaaactTCCCTGTTCCAGTAACCGTTCCACCAGTTCCAACACCGGCGACTAAGATATCTACTTTCCCTGCTGAATCTCTCCAAATCTCCGGACCCGTGGTTCTATAATGAATCTGCAAGAAACAAGTTTAAACTCAATCATAAGAGAATAAGAATGATaactatttcaaaaatatagtTGGATACATAATATTGTATAACCTCTGGATTTTCAGGATTAATAAACTGGTGTGGTATGTAACCACCGGGAGTTTTGCTTAATATCTCTTTAGCTTTCTCCAACTGTCCTTTAATGCCTATGCTAATGTCAGTGAGATGAACCTCTGCACCTAATGCTCTTAGAATGATTCTCCTTTCTAAACTCATTGTTGAAGGCATCAAAAGGATCACTTTATAACCTCTTGAAGCCCCGATGCTGGCTAAACCAATCCCGGTGTTACCACCCGTTGCCTCAATCAATGTactctaaaaacaaaacaagaaaaaagttattCCATATATGAATTCTAATGGACTATATATGGAGAGATTATATAGTGGTTTGTACATGTGTTGTCACCGTGTCATAATTCAGAGTGCGTGTGTAAGTTGTAAacgataaaagaaaaaaaaaaaaaaaacaagtctaCAAGCCCCGGTTAGTGATTTTTGAAAGTGTTGTCTATTTAACCTTTCCCGGAGTAATCAATCCTTTGTCTTCAGCATCTTTGATCATACTATATGCGATTCTATCTTTGATGCTAGAGCAAGGCTCCATCATCTCAAGCTTGGCAGCAATACGAGCCACACAACCATCcacaattttatttagataCACCATTGGTGTGTTACCTATCAACTGCGTAAAATGCACAACTATATTTAAGTAACAACACAAGCAAATGATTTTAAACATGTTTCTTGTTCCAAGAAAGCAGATTGATATAGAAGAGATTAGATAGAGAGTTTTACTTCAGTGACATCGTTCTTGATCAAGACGCGGTCTTCCATGTTGGTTTGTCTTTGGAAAACTCCTTCAGATTTACTATacacaaatacaaaaactgataccaaaatcagaaaatggaCGAACAAGCAGAACTACATTATCTTTTCTTATGGATGAAtggagaaacaagaaagaaccaaaaaaaacgtCGTACCGATAGAGTTTaatcaatgaagaagagacaaaagaccgctaaatctaaaacaacaccaggccatatatatatagacgcAGACATATAGATATTGTATATAGATTCGTATTGAGTGGTTGTATAATTGAATCGTATTATCTAAATTAGtaaattgttatatttttgggatgaaaaaaaaaacaaaacactctcaaacaaaccaaatctTGTTGTAAGATATTCATTAAAAAGACTCTTGACCTCACAAACAAAGGCGACAACAATGTATATTGTGGTTAAAATTTTTCTAGTAATAGTACAAACAAATGTGATGTATATctaaaagttacaaaaatcAACGAGGCTATGAAGTTTAACACAAACCACTAAACAACAAGTCCTGGTCGGTAGTGAATAGTTTAGCATTTAGGATTTAAGGGTTACGATCTATTGTTGTTTGTCATGTAAATAAAGGTTATGTGTTCTATGTTAGTGGTGGCGTTTGTAATGGCAATAGCGACGGTGGTGGGGAAAAAAAGGTGATGGTTGCTACCACAGTGGATGTATAGTTCTGTCGatgattgttattttatcgTAAACTttaaatgtgtatatatatatatatatatatgtaattgtgtttgtttgtttagcacttttttgataaagtaaAATGTATTATTACTTGGTAAGGTTTGTTTACTTCGTTTAGTTTCAAAAGACAGTAACCCTAAAATAcagttcaatttttttccaaatatcaTTTCTAGTGTAATTTATTTTCACTTATAATTACATTttaatcattctttttctttctcaaatttagaaattataCATAGTTGCAAATTTAGCTAATTGaacattttatataataagttaGATGATATTACGAAcgtagaaaaataaaaaataagtattTAGTAGAGTTTCGTTTAAGCTTTCACCATTAGTGTATTTTCCCCATAAATGATTAGTTAACATCCTTCAAGTACAAATAAACATCTCTATTATTGAGTTGTCAATTTACCGAAGaagaattattaatttattatatatatttttattgatagcactaaatgtttttaataaaataatactatataaaatttgaaaagtcatatgtaaaataaaataaaatttctaaaatgttTTGAGTACTACTATTCATATTTCATAACATTAACTCCAATTATTTGGTATTATATAATCAAACGATCTTATATCAATGTCCAGACTAATTTtcataaactttataaaaaaaaagaagagggtAGTCCAcattggaaaaaataatactcCCTCTTTCAACTCTGATGAACCAATCAAACTGGAGTTACTGGACCACCATGAAGTAGTTGATCTAGACTCTAGAGTGTTGAAAAATGATATTTCTGCAAAGTGGAGTgtgaaagagaaaatgaaggtCGGTGGAAGATCGATTGACATGTGGTGGACACACACACGATGTATATAATTGTGTGTAGTATGAAGAAAGTTTTGTGCCATTGCtttgatatgaaaataacATCTAAGGCTAGGCTGCTATGGAATTGTGAAGTATTAAAGACAAGTTTGTGCCCTTTCTAGTTTGTGAAAATAACATCCACGGATAGGCTTgtatagaaacaaaatctaaaaggCGATGCTTAAAAGTAGAGCTTAAATTCTAAGGCTATGCTTGAATGGAGACAAATTCACAAAGGTGTTAGCCGGATTTTAACAATCTTTCATCCAACCGCCTTTATGTTCCGATCCatgctttttattttggggTTTTAAGAAGTAAgtaaagacaagaaaaatatccAAAGGCGTTTTCAAACATTTTGAAGATAACATTAAACACTATCCTTTGAAAAGCTTAACACTAGATGCGCGTACCCATTCTCATGCTTTAGGTTATGCTGCTAAACGCAAACGTAATCGTTGTTCTAGTTGCCCAAATCGTATCATTATTGCACAAACATATACGGTCATTTAAAGTACATAGCCATATTTATGCATGTTGAGTACATATTTATGTATGTGCAAGGTGCAAATGGTTTCATGACCAAATATCTTTAATCTTCTACTTAATCACTAGATACCGCGGGTTGATTATTTAcgttataaattatattatttttttaattctatatcatctatatttaaataatcatattatattttgaatttatcattttactttttatatctatttatttttgatattatatttgtatttgtttggtttgatcttgtttaattaagaaaaactgTTTATTATACGCACATTATATAGAGAGTGTATTTTTATGGTACGTTATTATGTGTTTgttatatagtatttttttgttaaaaatgaacGTATTTGGcttaaaatagttttcttaaCTAATActtatatacatgttttttttatgatgaGTTATTACGTGCGTTCTTAACTAATATAgatgatattaaattaaaaaagtaatttaatttcaaatggtttttacaatataaaaaaaaaaattctagagttcaaatattattaatattataaaaaatttatagattctaaatattataaataccAACTTATTAAGAGGTACACTGCGGGTTGAttcttttccatttattttataatttataaatttatgattttgtaaactataaaGTATATGATATTTAATAAGATGTAGCTCTTATAGTATTATTCGGCATTTACTATATAgctaaatatttatatgaataagATGAATGTTATTAAGTTACTATCATAAAGTTCAAAACTAAGTAAGTTTAACTAAATTGTAAGATAACTTAAAGATcgtccaaacaaaaaatatggtATAGGATTTAACCCGTGgtgtaaaataaaatgaaatttgaaaactaaataaaattataaactaaaattaaaaaaaagttctttgGGAGAAtctaaaaataagaaagttcTTTGAGAGATTTGGATATAGAGgatcttttttttcaatttcccTTAatcataaactaaaataaaataaattacaaaattatagtttttttcttccttttttttgtgccAAAACATCTAAATAGAAAAGATTCTTTACATCTAAACCCCAAAACCACTAATTAGAGaaacgttaaaaaaaatttcctaagcaaaaatagaaaaaaaaaaaaaaaaaagaagaagaaaggttttgtttctctttctctccgcCGATGGTTGCGCAAGCGGAATCTTCTCTCAGCATTCACCTCGGCGTTTCTCCTTTTTCAGCGTTCACGTCGGCTTAAAAAGTTGCAATACCTAAAAGTTCAAAGAAGAGGGCAACATCTCCATCTTTTCCCATATTGCATCTAGAATGATGGGAGAGAATCTAACGCTTAGGCATAAGGTAAACCTTTTCCAAAGAATTCAAGTAATCAACAGCTCTTTCTCTGTTCACCACAATAAAAGTATGTTCATCGATTTCAATTTTAGACAAACccttaaaattaaaatgaaaatcaaaagccaaaatcaataaaccaaaatagagGATAAAAACTCTGTCAATCAAAATGGAGATAAGAATTAAGAATACTCACTTTCCTCACCAAAGCTCAAGCTCATCTTCAGTAATCGCATCTCTAACAACACGCTTATCTCTCGATCAGTCTTAGCACCAGAAAGCATCGTCAAAGCTCCATTAGAAGTGATTAACGAACCTTTCTCATACTCAATAGCTTGCTCATAAAGCtatacaaacaacaaaatcacaaactcAATCTATTAAATTCGTCACACAAGCACTGATAAATATTCTGTATAGCAAAACATTTCTAGAGCTATGCATAAGAAATACCTTGCTATATGAGAATTCGGAGGGATCATTTAGACTGAGGCAAATTGTGGTTGTGGTAATTGTTCGATATGAGATGGTTATTTATAGTGGATCATTTAGACGTTAGAATGTTctagatattttaatttaggtAATATTCTGATATTCAAATATCTTGAGAATATATGCTTGTTATTAGTTtacaaatctaaacaaaaaacaataccCAAGTGTTAATGTGGTTACCTTTTTTGTAGGGAAATTTTGCCAAAAGATATATTAACAATGATTGACGAAAATTAACGAAAAATTGAactcaaaatttgaaaaaatataaattagttaTGGAAGATGCTAAAGATTACCATTTTTGTAGGAAAGAAATCGATCACATTTATGTTTTTAGATATgacattaaaatattattacagTTTTTTCTAGAATTCAAATAGGAAAccatttgatttgaaaatagTTGTTTGTTATAACTACATATacgatttatatattttcaaatcaaaaactaaatattgtttaaatatttttaggcGTAAAGCCAATTAAGAACGGAAATACAGATTTCTCTAGTATATTGTGTGTTTATTTGAGGTAACAGAAATTAGATTTTGTGTTGCAATtgataaaagaagaataaattttGGTAAGATATCATTAgcatttaaaactaaaattattttcgAATCAAATAATTGTAGATATGGTTAGTTATGATTGATTTCCGGGTTTTGTTAATTAGGAAATTAGCATAATGAATTTCGTATAGTTTTAGGGATTGATTTGTGCAATTTATGAGGGTAGTAGTTAACAATATCCATGTTTAGGCAAGTAGTTAGTGCAATATCTTAATTGTTTAtcaaaaatttggttattgtcctaaagaaaatattttgtctgattgattttgtagGGACTAACCATACAATATCGAAATTGAAAAAGGATTTTTCGACACAAATCGTccccaaaaatgtatatgtagatatatcAAAGAGTTATAATAATAACTTCAACAGGTAACGAAGAGAAGACATAACACCAAAGATTCTACACTTGACACGTCTTCGGAATACATAGATCAAACTCCAAAAGAATACATGTTAATGTTCATTAATCATTAGATGtataatatcatattatatgcatcacacaaaaaaacattataaatagcacaaaagagtttttttttttttttgaactctaccaaaaactataatttatCAGCTAAGAACAAAGGTTATTCACTCCTAATcgacaaaattaaaaaaagattcaatcaagaaaaaaaaatactaaaaccctaaaaaagaTTTCATCACCATCAGAAATTTTCATTAAGATTATTACTTTTGCTAATACTATACCTCACCATCATaatctttcttcatcattttctcatAACTTAAAGAACCCATTGTAGTCTTTCCTTATGCATCATCCTCCATTAGGCATTGTCTTTAACTCATTCACCGTGGCTCTAATCTGTTCTTGAACCAATTCTAATCTCCTCGAATACACTTCCAGCTCAAGAATCTGTTGTCTCCTCCACCGTTCGTCCCCTACTCCCTTAccaccaaaccctaaattcaTCGACGGCATTAGCATCGGACTCAACACACCGAGAGCATGAGCACCACCTCCAGGAAACCCACCCGTTGCAGCCATCATCATACCCGTCGTACTATTCATCATCTCCTTAATCATGGGCGATACACAATTCTTAACCGTCTCTTCAATCAACACTCCAAGATTCCTCCCATCACCAAAATCACAACCAACAGCCACATTCTCGTTAAGATTAACCGCATTCGGTATCACCCCGTCACACGGAGCAAGAACAGGCTTATCCTCGTCGATCTTCCCGATCCTAGACCGTGATCGTTTTCTACTTATCGtcactttcttctctaaaCCATTCTCCGAATCAACATCGACATTCGCATTACCGATAACAGAGACATTAAAACCCGAGCTACCATTCGCGTTATTTACATGATTAGTTTCTTCTAAATCCATCACATTATTATCttcaaaaccaataattttCCCAGTTTGATTCCAAATCTTCCTAGAGATATCAAAAGTAGCTTGATCATGAGGACTTTTAAAGAACACTTCTTTACCAGAACTAAACTTACTCATAACATTCctatacttcttcttcaacctcctTAGCTTCTCCACAAGCTGATTCTTATTAAACTCTAACTGTAGCTTAGATTTAATCTGTTCATAAAACGGCGCCGTATCAGGCGGATGAGAGCTGTTACCACGGTGGTTTGTGATGTAATCGAGAAAGCCACGGAGAAGCTCGATCTCGTCTTCGTCAGTCCATAGTCTCTGGAATAAACGTCGTGAATCATCAATCGGTGGTCTCTGATGAACGATTTCAGTCATACGGTGCCATTTCTGATCGGAATCTGATGGAATTGAAGCTACAGGTACGGCGGATCCAGCGGGAAGAGCGACGGTTACGGTTCCTGAGGATGATTTCGTCGCCGGAGCTCTGGAAATCATTGACGGAGAATTCAGATCTTCGTATTCTGGATCGGGATCGGGATCGTGATCGTCGTCTTCGGCTTCGTTTGGTTCGGGTATAACAACATCTTCGTCGGATTCagtttctcctcctcctcttccgcCACCGCCACCGCCGCCGTCTTCTTCTAGATCTGGTGATTCAGCGGAGAAATCAGTGTCACGTTGATCCGATGCCATGAGAAAAACGTAGCGAGAGAGAAATTTTTCTGGTAGATCGAATCAGATCCAGAAAGAAGGAATTGGGTTCACGAGGATTGATACgggtttgttttttgggtGGTGGTAGGGTATGGAGAATATTGGAGATGAGTAGGGGTAGTTTCGGGATTTTAAGAGTTGTAATTATGACTAAGGGTGTTGCGGTTGCAGGCAAGTGGTCCagtgtttgtttcttttaccCGTGCTTTGTTTGGGTTGTTGCGGTTTTAGTTGAAGCGTGATCATGTGTTTAAAGTCAATGGTCTACCGCAACCGCGGCGAAACAGAAAAGCGTTCGACaaacttgattttgttattctGTGTACTGTTGCGTTTCTTCAACGTCCCATATTAACGGGTGTTGTGATTGGTGACTGTTGTTTATGACGGTTAAGAATGTTTTTAGAGATTATAGAAAAAGCGATTAGAGAAAATGCGATGACATAACAATGAAAAAAGGTGGTTactttaaattgaaaaaaattgttataagGAAGGAATATAAGAGATTAgataacatataaaattacTTTTACTATTAATAATCTCTTAATAGAACAATacaaataaagttatattGAAAAAACTAATACAGTATCAAAACAATTGGTAAACTCACAGATTTTTCATGTGGCTTACAATCGgcttgttttaatttttaaccgCTCACTTCATTTGTTGTAACACCCAATGGCTATTTTTAGGTATGACTGGTTTAAACGCAGTGGATATTGTATGACTTGCGAGAGTTTGTAAAACGGACGGTTGTGATTTTAAAcattatgaaatatttttcaatgatATGGTTAGCTTTTGAAAATTGGTGCATTTACAGAAATTTTATGAATGATTAACCAGCCGGTTTGAACgaaattaaaccaaataaatataattaataattatagaaAGTATAATTacaccaaatattttttattataataataaaatgtaacataatttaaatataattaataattaaaatcatatataacatTCTacataattattcaaaataaataaatttcatagtTAAATGTTATTACTCCATGCATTTAGttcatgaaaaaaatatctttatacTAATATAAGGAAAGTACCTTTAGAAAATTCACATTGCCTTTTCTAAAGTATTACTAACCAATGCCATTAGAAGTATAATTTCAAAGTCCAAATTAATTCACCTCATTAAGAATAAACAAGTCAAATTACATAAgatctatttgtttttctcgCGGGTTAGAGATCTTA includes:
- a CDS encoding DNA-binding storekeeper protein-related transcriptional regulator (DNA-binding storekeeper protein-related transcriptional regulator; FUNCTIONS IN: transcription regulator activity; EXPRESSED IN: 25 plant structures; EXPRESSED DURING: 13 growth stages; CONTAINS InterPro DOMAIN/s: Protein of unknown function DUF573 (InterPro:IPR007592); BEST Arabidopsis thaliana protein match is: DNA-binding storekeeper protein-related transcriptional regulator (TAIR:AT3G04930.1); Has 1807 Blast hits to 1807 proteins in 277 species: Archae - 0; Bacteria - 0; Metazoa - 736; Fungi - 347; Plants - 385; Viruses - 0; Other Eukaryotes - 339 (source: NCBI BLink).), which codes for MASDQRDTDFSAESPDLEEDGGGGGGGRGGGETESDEDVVIPEPNEAEDDDHDPDPDPEYEDLNSPSMISRAPATKSSSGTVTVALPAGSAVPVASIPSDSDQKWHRMTEIVHQRPPIDDSRRLFQRLWTDEDEIELLRGFLDYITNHRGNSSHPPDTAPFYEQIKSKLQLEFNKNQLVEKLRRLKKKYRNVMSKFSSGKEVFFKSPHDQATFDISRKIWNQTGKIIGFEDNNVMDLEETNHVNNANGSSGFNVSVIGNANVDVDSENGLEKKVTISRKRSRSRIGKIDEDKPVLAPCDGVIPNAVNLNENVAVGCDFGDGRNLGVLIEETVKNCVSPMIKEMMNSTTGMMMAATGGFPGGGAHALGVLSPMLMPSMNLGFGGKGVGDERWRRQQILELEVYSRRLELVQEQIRATVNELKTMPNGG